The genomic segment CTGCTGGCTGTAGTCCTCACTCTCCACGACCTTCATCAGCGGCTTCAGTTTCTCCTTCAGCTTTTTTCCTTCGTTCACTGGCAGGATGAAGCGCAATCGCATGTGGGCACGCTCAATCTTTATCTTCTCTTTTAACTGCTTTATCACTTCCAAAGCCTTTCAAGACATAATGGGGAGTGCTTGTTATTTAATATATGCACTAACTCCTATGTCGGATATCAACAAAGTGGTTTGCATATAGCTGCATTATGCTAATGGCTTCGTGGCCACACAAGCAATCctaggaagatggagagaaatgaGATGTCTCATTTTGTGAAATGGAAATAAAGTAGTTCTTTGCTTTGGAAGAAAGCACGGTCAATGGCTGGGACATCAAAGAGTGCTCGCTACCTGCTGCTTTGTGCTCTTGTTGGGCTTGACGGAGTAGTGGATGTCCTTCATGGCTCTCTCGATGAGGATAACCGTGTAGGGTCTTTTTGTTTCTGGGTTCACACACTTGTCTGCCACAATGGTTGCAATATCCCGAAACATCTGCTCCAGCTGTGTGTGCCGTTCTTTATCTGACACTTGCACTTCTCCTTTAGTTAGAATCTAAAGCGGCAGAACATACAGAAAGTCTCCATCAGTTTTAGCTGTCTTTTTCTACTGCACAGAATTAGTGAGCAGGGAGGAAATGAAGTTTTGTTCTCTGCAGCTGCTCATGCAGAACCAAGTGCTGCCTAAACCCAGCACTGGGTTATGAGCAGCTCCAAGATCCTGCTTCTGGGCCAGGAAGACAAAGGGGAGAAAAATCcatctagagcagcagttctcaatctgtgggtcgtgaccccatATAAGATATCTTGTATATCAGATAGTTacatcatggtttttttttttttgatacagggtttctcttcctagtcctggctattctggaacttgctttgtagaccaggcttacccggaactcacagagatccacctgcctcctgagagctgggattaaaggcgagagccaccaccaccaggctcacattatgattcttaacagtagcaaaattacagttgtggaGTAggaatgaaatagttttatggttggggtcaccacaacgcgAGGGACTGTATTTAAGCGTGAATGCAATGCTGCATAGTAACTCTGGGGTGGGGAATAGGAAGCACAGTGAGGTAAAAGAGGTGATTTATTAGAAAAGTTAATTTCTAAAGTTTGATTTTAaatatccaggaaaaaaaaaaaaacaaacaaaaaaaaaaacctagaagcAGGACCTGGTGGTTCcctttgtctccaaaaacaaaaagaaacctagGAGTTTGGAGGATTCCGGGATGGCTAGTTGGCTTTGTTAAGATGGAAAACCCGGCAGTCATGTGCTCTTAAGGAAATGCTGAAGCTGGGGTCCAGTGTCAAGGCCTTAAGATGGAAATTGCAAGTTTCAGTGCCCCGGCAGCCTTGCCTAAACCTGCCAGAGATGCTCTGAGAACATTCAGCAGTTACGGGGAAGCCTGAAGACTAAGAGACCCCTCAAACAACACAGCCAACTTTCACTGTGAAAAGATCAAGAAGACTGAGAGGCACCAGGCACTGCTCCTGCATCCGAGCGCGCCTATGCAGAAATGCAAAGTTCTTTTCCTTCCATGCTCTGCATCCTGAGCGCTTTCACCTGCCTGAAGATACCCCGACTGCACTCTTCCTCTTGAATGGGGTAACCCTCACTATTCTGAACAAGGCAAGAGGACTTGAGAGGCTGCAGCACATGAATCCCCCCTGCCTATGAGGAGGCCCTTTCTACCATGGCAAGATGTTCCACTGCTGTCTCCTCCCAGCATTTTCTCCAACCTGGATGTTGAACTGTCACCTGTTTTGttacaaaatttctctgtgtagccctggctatcttggaactcgctctcgtagaccaggctgacctcgaactcacagaaatctgcctgcctctgcctcccaaatgctgggattgaaggcgtgcgccaccatcgcccagcttgtttatgttgttttaatAAAGCTGTGTATGCACAGAAAGTAGACTCCTACTAATACTGTCATTGGTATTTCTTGGAATTAAAGCAATTAGAAGTGATActggaggggctagagagaaggcacAGCGGAGAGCTTGCTGCTCCTCTTGAGGATtagagttcacttcccagcacccacaccaggggCTCACAaacacttgtaactccaggtccaggggctccaatgctgtcttctggtctccacaggcaccttgcacaaatgtgcacactCATTTGTTGATACTGgttaagcaagcaaacaaacaaaaaccccagaccACCTGGGCACagcggtgcacatctttaattctagcactcaggaggcaaagccaggtggattactgtgagtttgaggtcagtttggtctacataatgagttctaggtcagccagagctacagagtaatATACGTCTCCCCTCCCAACCCCCAATGTTATATTGGAGCTGAGTAAGGTGGcgtgatgcaggaggatcagaagttccatGTCAGTATGGCTATCCAGTTGAGTTTGATGTCCCACTGTATGAACCTCCCAAATCTTCCAGcatgaactgagaaaaaaaatgctaaaacaacaaacaaaacctgacCAAGAAGAACAGAGGTCCTGATGTTGCCTGCGAACATGGCAATGCACTGCGCTGCGACCGGCAGAACCTACCTGCTTGCAGATTTCAGTCTGGTCATCCGTCCCAAAGGCACTGATGAGGTCTTCCTTCTTGGCAACCTGACCTTTGGAAACATTTACAAACACTGAGTGGGTCTGCAGAACTTCATCGAGGTCTTTTTCCCTTGAAAGGGCGGGAGAGAGAGGCCTCTGTGAATCCACTGCACAGCCAGGAAGGCAGTCACAGTTACATACAAGAGAGATGGCAAGTGCTGCAAGCCGGGAGTGACGTGCTCATCTGTAATCCGGGCCACGtaggagagggaggcagacattgggagttcaagggtagcctcgGCTATCTAGTGGGGTTCTATGCTActtgaaaccttgtctcataaaaccaaaactaaaaaacGAGAAACTGAACACACATGCGCCCCTCACCTCTCTCCCAGGTGACTTCTGTCAGGAACAATTTCAAACTCAGGACAGTATCTGTATTCTATCAGTTAATCaagaaggggggggggcggggaggaaacCCAAACACGTCATTGTTTTACATAAGGAAACTCTGGGTGTGGTGCTGAAGCTTCCACCCTGGAATATCTGTCCCTAGATGGCAGTAGTGAAGACACTACGCACTTTGATAAAACTGGGCATTCTGAGGGGTGTGTGACACATTACTTTCCCGATTAGTATTCCAGCAAAATGATCAGAGGAAATTTCTTTTCTTCGTGACAGTATTTGAACTCTCGGATTCCCGTCTTAATCCTTTATCCAAGAAGCCCCCAGCCCCCAAACCTAATTTCGGAGTTTCTTTGGCgtcagctttgttttgtttaacgaAACAGTCTcacacactggcctggaactcgcagcaatcctcctgcctccgtctcctgagcgctgggattacaggtctaggccaccaggcccagctatGACGGAGTTTCTGGTTGTCAGTTTTTGATACTAACAAAATCCCAAACCAGAGCCAGTCCTAATCCAGCAAACCAGTCCGACAGGTACCCATGGCTCTCAGGGGCCGCGGTTAGGGAGGCCAGCCTCGGGATGGCCGGTTCGCTAGACTCTGGGCACAGGATCACTCACTCACACGCCACTCCGCCAGCCGACGACCTTGTTTTTATAGCAGGCGATTTCGAAGCGCTTCCCTGCCCGCTTCATCCGCACCACCGCCACATTGGTCAGTCGGATCTGGTTGGTGGGGGTGAAGATCGACATGGCGGCTGCTCCCAGACCGCGGGTTCTCCAAGTGCTCGGCTGTAACGACCCGGCGGCGCGCGAACCCCAGAACTGCTAGGCTTTTCCTTAACCTACGCTTGGGCAGCAGTCACTGCGCACCCGACTGCCCTACTGCGCCTGCGTCAGGCGGTGCACTAGccggggaaaaggaaaagaaagcaactaCGCCTGCGCGGTGTGACTCTTATGTCACCAATCACCATCCTTAGAAAAAAAGGCGCAGTTTGATGACGTCATTACACGCGCCCGCAACTCCTATTGGCTGGTGAGTAATGTTTTTTGGCCCGGTGGAAACACGGTGTTCTAGTTGACCAGTTTTGCAGAATTCAGGAGCTGCATTCATTTTAACcatttgaagaggagaaaaaggtgTAACAAGCTTCCATCATCCTGCTTCAATAATTATATCCtccctatttacttatttatttatggtttttttgagactggagcctgtcctggaactcactctgtagagcaggctggcctcgaactcacagagatctgcctgcctctgcctcccgagtgctgggattaaaggcatgcgccaccactgcccggcctatcCTCTCTCTTTTATTCTATTATGTTAAAGCTAATCACCCTATATGATGGTCCtcacctataatcctagaattTTGCAGGTATAGACAAgatatcaggagttcaaggtcatcatcgcctacacagagagtttgagggcagcctgggtttCCTTGAGACCCTGTCTATCACACATCTCAAATCATATCACCGTATGGTTTTAGCCTTAAATACTTAAGTATATACTCTTAGCAGATACTTCCAGGTACAGTTACTCGAAAACCTAAATATTATCTGATATTGAGTCACTCCATAGTCTACTTTCTACACCTTACAGTTAAGATGCAAATGAGTTCACACACCTGGACTGCATACTATtgtcaattattattattattattattattattattattattattattattatttcaaaacgaagtttcactatgtagtccaggatagTCTCTTAACTCATggccgatcctcctgcctcagtctctcaaataTTGAGATTAGGCGGGTGGTGgcggatgcctttaatcctagcactccagaggcagaggcaggtggatctctgtgagttacaggacagttggccctgttacacagagaaaccgtgtctaaaaacaaaaacaaaaacaaaaaccaaccaaccaaccaaccaaccaaccaagcaaacaaaactccGAATATTGGAATTAGAAGAATGCGCTCCTATGCCGGCAGCCTTCAGTCtgaatttttttctcctaaaatttctttcttttcctctcatttaatattcattttgGCCCGGGGTAGTGGCCTATGCTCTCAGGAGGCAAGCTTTGTTAATTCGAAGCAAGTTACAAGCCAGTCAGGGATACACGTGAGATTCTTATTCCAAAGAGTAACTATCCCAAATCtcgtgattctcctgcctcagcctcaaaaGCGCTGGatattacaggcctgtgtcactgAGCTGTCAGTCATTTCTTTCATTcgtttacttatatattttgagacagggtctctctacatagccctggcctacgtatgtcctggaactcagtacgtagaccaagctggcctcgaactatgaatttacagagatcgtctgcctctgtctcctgagtgctaggattaataacGGTCTGCACCACCAGGCTAGGCTGTCATTCATTTCTTGACAGCACTTTCCTCCGTCCCGCCCTTTCGCATTTTAGCAGAACCGAGTGGAGCCCGAAGCCTGCTCTCTTCTGCGCGGAGCTCCCCTCAGGCCCGCCCCTTCCTACTCTGAGCCAATCCGAGACGTACAGGAAACGCTCCAGCATCTGTCCCAGCGTTAcgagcagggtttctctctggttCCGCCCCCTCCTCACTTAAGCCAATCAGAGAGCAGCCTTTGAACTTCCGCTAGCTCCGTCTTCCCCCTGGGCCCGCCTCTGTCCTCTGTGGCCAATGCGTGCGGGCCTGCAGGCGGCATGGTACCTTAGTTTTGTGACCCCGATCCTTGTGCTCGCAGGCCGGCGCACTCTGACTTTGCTGTGACCTGCGGGGCTAGGGCTCCGCGGAGGATGGGTGAGGCCGGGCTGGCCAGGGTCTCGGGCGGGTAGGAGGAAACAGCTTTTCTTCCCGCGCAGGGGGCGTAGGTGTTGCATTCGatcttttactttctgtttttattgtattttatttttccctttggcgtttcattatatttttccttgttttgtatCCCAGGTTGAGCTAGAACTTACCGTGTAACCCAGGAGAATGagactcaccatgtagcctaggTCTGAACTCATCTCTAGCCACCGGCTTGGCGCTCAGAATGTAGTTGAGGGTGACTTGGAATTTACTGCCCAGGGGGATTAGGAAATTGccatgtagcctaagctggcctgaaactcggCAT from the Arvicola amphibius chromosome 10, mArvAmp1.2, whole genome shotgun sequence genome contains:
- the Sbds gene encoding ribosome maturation protein SBDS; translation: MSIFTPTNQIRLTNVAVVRMKRAGKRFEIACYKNKVVGWRSGVEKDLDEVLQTHSVFVNVSKGQVAKKEDLISAFGTDDQTEICKQILTKGEVQVSDKERHTQLEQMFRDIATIVADKCVNPETKRPYTVILIERAMKDIHYSVKPNKSTKQQALEVIKQLKEKIKIERAHMRLRFILPVNEGKKLKEKLKPLMKVVESEDYSQQLEIVCLIDPGCFREIDELIKKETKGKGSLEVLSLKDVEEGDEKLE